In Ruania zhangjianzhongii, the following proteins share a genomic window:
- a CDS encoding arsenate reductase ArsC: MTAEKPSVLFVCVHNAGRSQMAAGYLRHLAAERIEVRSAGSMPAEQINPVAVEAMREEGIDITAEAPKVLTTEAVHASDVVITMGCGDACPIFPGKRYEDWTLDDPAGQGLAAVRPIRDDIKARVQALIESLVTPPSTP, translated from the coding sequence ATGACCGCCGAGAAACCCTCTGTCCTGTTCGTCTGCGTGCACAACGCCGGACGCTCCCAGATGGCCGCCGGGTACCTGCGTCATCTCGCGGCAGAGCGCATCGAGGTGCGCTCGGCCGGGTCGATGCCTGCCGAGCAGATCAACCCGGTCGCGGTCGAGGCCATGCGTGAGGAGGGCATCGACATCACAGCCGAGGCACCGAAGGTGCTCACCACTGAGGCCGTGCATGCCTCTGATGTGGTGATCACGATGGGCTGCGGGGATGCCTGCCCGATCTTCCCCGGCAAGCGTTACGAGGACTGGACGCTCGACGACCCCGCCGGCCAGGGTCTGGCGGCGGTGCGGCCGATCCGGGACGACATCAAGGCGCGCGTCCAGGCGCTGATCGAGAGCCTGGTCACCCCGCCTTCGACGCCGTGA
- a CDS encoding MFS transporter, with product MASTQQQRASVQPGGLRPRLAVVLAALCVTEIVSWGLLYYAFPVLAPLISADTGWSSVSVSAAFSVALVVSALAGVAVGRFIDRHGPRRMMTTGSVLGVMALLVVASAPNLLAFFAGWVLAGAAMSGVLYPPAFVAITGWFTTRRLGALATLTLVAGLASTVFAPLVASAGAQLGWRGTYLWAAAVLAILTIPAHALVLRRPWPASEHAHDDARAAEKAYTSAVVASPQFRLLTIGLTAVSVAMYAALLALVPLMLERGLTAQSAAWILGLGGLGQVAGRLVYTALARRASLPVRTASVFVLVTVSIAALAVLPGPTGVLVTLSMMAGVGRGVATLLQATAVTDRWGPRAYGHLSGMLGLPVLLATALAPWAGAVLAEVTGSYATGFAILSVLAGLGTVLMIASTRSPAAVTASKAG from the coding sequence CTGTGCGTGACCGAGATCGTCTCCTGGGGCCTGTTGTACTACGCCTTCCCGGTCCTGGCGCCGTTGATCAGCGCCGATACCGGTTGGTCGTCGGTGAGCGTGAGCGCCGCGTTCTCGGTGGCGCTGGTCGTCTCTGCCCTGGCTGGTGTGGCAGTGGGGCGGTTCATCGACCGGCACGGACCACGTCGGATGATGACCACCGGCTCGGTGCTCGGTGTGATGGCACTCCTCGTGGTGGCCAGCGCACCGAACCTCCTGGCGTTCTTCGCCGGGTGGGTGCTGGCCGGTGCGGCGATGTCCGGAGTGCTCTACCCGCCGGCCTTCGTGGCGATCACCGGCTGGTTCACCACCCGGCGGCTCGGTGCCTTGGCCACCCTGACGCTGGTCGCCGGCCTGGCCAGTACCGTGTTCGCGCCGCTCGTGGCGAGCGCAGGAGCGCAGCTGGGTTGGCGGGGTACGTACCTGTGGGCGGCCGCAGTGCTGGCGATCCTGACGATCCCGGCCCACGCCCTAGTGCTGCGACGTCCATGGCCGGCCAGCGAGCACGCGCACGACGATGCCCGAGCAGCGGAGAAGGCCTACACCTCAGCCGTGGTGGCAAGCCCCCAGTTCCGGCTGCTCACGATCGGGCTGACCGCGGTCTCCGTGGCGATGTACGCGGCGCTGCTCGCCCTGGTGCCGCTAATGCTCGAACGCGGCCTCACTGCCCAGTCGGCGGCCTGGATCCTCGGCCTCGGCGGACTCGGGCAGGTCGCCGGTCGTCTGGTCTACACCGCCCTGGCACGCCGCGCCTCCCTCCCGGTCCGGACCGCGAGCGTGTTCGTGCTGGTCACGGTGAGCATCGCCGCGCTCGCAGTCCTGCCCGGGCCCACCGGTGTTCTGGTGACACTGTCGATGATGGCCGGCGTCGGGCGGGGCGTGGCAACGTTGCTGCAGGCCACAGCGGTCACCGACCGGTGGGGGCCACGCGCCTACGGGCACCTGTCCGGCATGCTCGGCCTACCGGTGCTGCTGGCCACCGCCCTGGCGCCCTGGGCCGGTGCGGTCCTCGCCGAGGTCACGGGTAGCTACGCGACCGGGTTCGCGATCCTGTCCGTGCTGGCCGGCCTCGGCACCGTGCTGATGATCGCCAGCACCCGCAGCCCGGCCGCGGTCACGGCGTCGAAGGCGGGGTGA